From Rhopalosiphum padi isolate XX-2018 chromosome 2, ASM2088224v1, whole genome shotgun sequence:
ATGATCAATGAAAAGCATATAACGAATTTCCCTTGTGTCACTCAtggagaaaatattatttcatttgctGTTATTTATTACGTGAGAATGAGAATGAGGCAATTCACATAccaggaaaataaaaataaaaaaacagaaaatagaaataaaaaaaaagttgcgaAATTTTGTAAAACTTAAAACACCATAATGGGTGGTGCAAAtacgtacctatttaatattatataataagaaacaaCTGTATCAGTATTTatggcatattttattattttatattttaatgttttcaaatgttcacgttattcaatatattaattattaaaatgtttttaataaattattacatttcacAGTTAACTGGTCGGTTCATACTGTTCATAGACATTAGACGTAGATCgactattatttactattagcACTACGGCATGCCGCCTGCCGGCCCGGCCATGACATgatcgtttttaataattaaatacataacctCAAATAAGTATAACCTGCAGCGCTAGTGAGTTAAATAGGAACTAAAACTGCCTCAACAAGCGGATACCGGTTAATGGGCGGGAGGGGGACAGTCGTCGGACCTTATCTTCTAAGACCGTGGCCGTAAATATTGTTGTTCCGTTATCGTTTTTGTTTAACTGATTGCCATTAGCCCGCGTATATTTGAAAACaacagtgtttattttttttaataatggtaCGTGTTGATATTCACTCGCAAACAAAAGACACCATTTTTAaagtgtacaattattttaaaaaattgtcaaaagaCCAAACGAATCCCGAAGTTGCGAAATATTTTTCCCTGCCTCAATCAGTAACTGCGGAAGCATGCGGAGTCAGTCTTAGTACGGTCAAAAGAATAACAAGTGAAGGTAACAAATCGATCGCGAATGCAGAACCAGAGGCCGGCCCTTCAAATCCTTCATTTATTTCTCCACGTAAACAATATAAGCGAGTTAAATATGCAACGGACATTGACGACTTTGATGCGGATATTGTTCGGAGAACTATCCATGAGTTCTACGATAATCTTGAGTATCCTACATCAACTAAATTGCTGAGTAAGTACCAAGAAAAAACTGACTACAAGGGATCCAAGACTTCTATGTGGCGAATTTTAAAGTCGTTACATTTCAAATATAAGAAATGTAACGATGGTAGAAAATTTCTTATGGAAAGAAATGACATAGTTGCAATGCGTGTAAAATTTTTAAGAACGATGTGTAATTTACGTCAAAATAATGACACTCGCCCTGTCGTTTATTTGGACGAGACCTGGGTAAATCAAAACCATACTCGCGGATATATATGGCAGAACGAAAAAAATTCTGAAGGGTTGAAGGTGCCTACTGGAAAAGGTAGTCGTTTGATTATCTGCCATGCCGGGTCAAGTTCATTTGGATTGAATGTAGACTACCATGCCCAAATGAATtcgacaatatttaaaaaatggttcGTTAAAATGTTGAACCATTTGGAAGAACCATCCATTATCGTTATGGACAACGCGTCATACCACTCCACTTTAACAGTAAATTACCCGAAGTCAAACGCGAAAAAATCTGATATCCAACAGTGGTTATccgataaaaatatagatttttctcCACTAGAAACTGTGAGTGAGTTACGTGAACGGGTAAAAGCTGCAACGCCCAAGGAAAAGGAATATGAACTCGATGGCATTGCATTACAAATGGGACATTTGGTTGTACGATTACCGCCATACCACTGTCAGTATAATCCCATCGAGCTCATATGGGCTCAAATCAAAAATAAGGTTGCCGAATTGAACACCACTTTCAAAATTGCCGATGTCGAAAAACTTGTGGACGAAGTCATAGACTCGGTTACGGTCGAAGATTGGAAACGTTGTGTCAAGCACTGCGAAGAATTGCAGGAATCAGACTTTATAAAAGAAGGTTTACGGGACGACATTTTAGAacccataataataacaataaatcccGATGAAACCAGCGACAGTGAAGATGACGACGaagacttttaattatttttaattaactaattttttttatttgttataacccttgtattttttttttttttgtaaatattttccaacctaataaaacttaataaaatagaaattgttATTGGATACTTATttgtgttaattaattatttatggttggtttattgtttattgaggttataaataataatatgtatattggtaaataataaattttttcacatataaaaatattaaataataatgcacgtaataatttttattactataattattataataataattattattacgtgcaTATTAATATGTACGTATGATTTCAAATTTACCGCGCAAATGAAAAGTTTGATCGACACTGAAATTCAAAAGTTTGTCCACCGGTCGCGCTAGAATCGAGTCTCTTATTTCGTGAAATgcacttttttttatagtcgCAATAGtcgcatatttttatttgaatttggaAATCCCAAAATGACCTAAATGCATCCACTGCCCACTACCCGCCAGCCAATAATCGGTCTGCGTTATCGGTTGCCGCCTATCGGTCGTAACCATAGACAAGTATACTAACTCGTCTAAACTAACTTTAGTCGTAACTCGTAATGTCGCGTGAACGCCGTGAACACAAGATTCCATGGACGTCCATGGTGCCGCGGAGGGTGGTGGTCATCTCCAACGGTCGTCACTCGTTCTCCGTGGGACTTTGTGACTTGTGTATTGTCTAAAGTTTTTGTTACTTAACCTTGCCGTGGTCTCCGACGtcagtgattattataatttatattttattaatttaaaatagttttgactTTTTAAACTGTTGTCGTTTAACGTTGTACGTTTTTATATCTAACGACTCCAACGGTTGTCACTCATCATTGAACATTCGCTGTCGGAATTTGTTTCTACAACTGTGTGTCTGTGTGGTACTGTCTATGGCCGCCGGTTGTCGCCATCAgtggttattatattttattcatttcgaAATAGCTTTACGAGCATTTACGAGTTACCTATttagtgaatattatatattctggtAAGtaccttttttataattttacgttaatgtttttattttaactttatttctttaattaataattatgcaaaaGTATTTACCCATCAACCTTAAAATTACTTATCCAAATAGTAGTTAGTAgttacctaataaattaaataaaaatattaagtaggtaatgaacattgtttatattagttgcacttatagttttatttaatttcttataactAAGGGCTAAGACAAACTGAAATGATTTGTTTTGTTACATagattattactaattagttaataataaattatagctgCTAATAAAGTATTTGATCTGTGTCTTAGTCATAATTAACCTGACCACTGTTGTtgcattttatagtttatattatagaattgtattgttaattgttatataattgtttttattatgtaattgttataaatatatctatctgctttgcaattttaaaatatttttattttccatcatggtaaatgataatatgtaaactgTACAAGGGAGCAATAATTTAATGCtagtaatttcatattttatttaaattttttattgtaatacatagGTAAATGCAATcacttattattgtaatgttttaaatacttaatttttcttatataatttcttataatattatttataccatattttaaatataggtagttatttaccatggtaattactaattaccaaGGTgccatacctataatatgaaatGTACTAGTTTACCgcatttaccatattataagcaccaatagttttatatttttgttagtgatgatttaaattttaaattctgtcaTGTAGCTATAGTAAATACTGAGTAAAAGTtctaaaatttgatattaaatttaagttcttaaaatatttgtataggtagtaGTATTAACAGATGAGTAGTCTTATTCTATGTACctagtttatttgttataaaaaataaaaataaaaatattaattaaaccatttttttttttttttttttttttttttttttttttttttttttttgttttacaatttgaaattaattttcatttaaaatatactttttattactagaaaaaaaattcaatatataatattaatatttattaagtgtaAAATGATATGAAGCTACCGTTCAAAACGTTGAAAAATTCAagaagaattattaatattattaattattcttttgtATTAATAGGTTAATGAACTATCCAGATTAGTAGGTAGATCTATATCAGACTCAGTACGCCGTATGATGCAAAAATTGTATGATGATACGTGGCTGaagtattattcttatattagttatattggaCATAAAGGAAAAAACAAATTGTCATCTCTCAGttcttgtaaaattatttttggtaagAATCCCATATACTTacgattaattatacaatatgtattttaaatgtttatgtataattcCTATGGATGCAATTCATCTATGTTCAAAGTTTGAAAAAGTACCAGATATAGAAATCGCATTGTCAATTAGCAAGTGGATGGCACAATCAAGcaatcatttaaaaaagaaatgtaCTATTACAGAAAACACTTGtgaactttaataattttccattttttttttttttttttttttttttttatcatttaatgctTTAAACTCAAGATaagagttataaaaattaataagttattattattttgttttaattataaagataCCTCAATGCCAAACACACCCAATGGGGATGTCACTCAAACTCACCAAGAGGTAACTCTCTTAGACAAGTTATTACTACCAAAAATTACTTAATCATTTCACCCCAAGACCCCACATATTGGCCAACATCACCCCGAAAGCGACCAGATATCCTTGACATATTCGTCTCTAAAATACCGAACagatttaacaccatcatagATAATCTAACGAATCCTCACTCAGACCACTCGCCAGTACTTCTCACCCTTGACACCTCTCCTCAAAAAAGATTAATGAATCCATCATTAATCAATGGAATAATTAACTGGGAAAAATTCCAATCGATACTCACAAACGACATTAACCTGAACGTTAGTTTAAAATCTCCAAATCAACTTGAGGAATCAGTACAATATCTAACAACAACAATACAAAATGCAGCATGGTCCTCttgtaaaccaaaaataattgataattacaaTCAAAGTAATCTCTCTTTGCCTACCTATTTAAGATCTCTTATTGTCCAAAAACGTCGTGCCAGAGCAACCTGGCAGAGAACAAAATATCCCACcgataaaactaattataatcacCTATGCACATTACTCAAACGACAAATGGCGAAACAACGTTCAGAAGACTTCGCCAAACAAACTAGCCTCTTAACTGAAAAAGATGGCTCTCTGTGGAAAACCActagaaaaatcttaaaaatcaaaacaatgtcATTTCCAATCAAAAAAATAGACGGCAGTCTCGCTATAAACGATAAAGAGAAAGCAGAAGTACACAGACATCATCTCTCCCAAGTCTTTAACCCAAACGATTCCACCATTCCTTCCATAGAAAACAAAGTACGCAATTTTCTAGATAGCCCACTCCCAATGACACTTCCACCCAAACCATTCACTCCAAATgggataaaattattcatacaaaaatttCCACTAGGTAAATCACCTGGTCATGATTTGATAACAGCCGAAATAGCCCGCAGACTTCCAAACAAAGCTATAGTACACATCACTCATATTTTTAACGCAATACTCCGACTTTCATATTTCCCGATTCAATGGAAACTTGCCACAATTATTCTCTTCCCTAAACCAAATAAACCAATAGATAACCCCTCCTCATATAGGCCAATTAGTTTGTTACCTTTCTTTGCAAAACTTTTAGAAAAACTCATACTAAACAGAATCTACCCAATCATCAAAGAAAAGAAACTAATTCCTGACACGCAATTTGGATTTAGAGAACACCATTCAACCATCCATCAAATGCACCGACTAGCCGATACTATTGCCTATTCTCTGGAAAAGAAACTGTACACTTCTGCAGTATTTCTTGATGTTGCACAGGCCTTCGACAAGGTCTGGCATCCCGGTCttctttataaactaaaatcgtTCCTACCCCCATCAtactaccttttttttaaatcatacctCAACGAACGTTACTTCTTTGTCAGGTCAGGAACCGAATACTCCAGTATATCCCCAATAAAAGCTGGTGTTCCTCAAGGCGCTGTTGTATCTCCAACTCTTTTTAATCTATACTCTGCAGACCAACCCACCAATCCGAATACACAAATAGCTGAATATGCCGACGACAAAGCAATATATGCCACCCACACCGATTCTGACATGGTTTCAACTACTCTCCAAAGACACCTAAATGATCTATCACACTGGTACTCCCTCTGGCGcgtcaaaattaatgaaaacaaatctgTACACACCACCTTTGCTCTTCGCCACAGACAACCTCCTCCGGTACATATAAACGGCAAACCAATACCAAACTCCGAAACAGCCAAATATCTAGGTCTAACCTTCGACAAACGTCTAACATGGGctaaacacatacacacaacaaaaataaaattaaatcaacgacTCTACTCTCTCAGACCTATTCTCGGTAAATTCTCAAAATTATCCctcaaaacaaaaattcatatatataatctTCTTCTTAAGCCTATCTGGCTCTATGGCATACAGCTCTGGGGCTcggcaaaaatatcaaatacaaaaaaaatacaagtgttTCAATCAAAAATCCTCCGACTCATAACCAATGCTCCTCCTTAT
This genomic window contains:
- the LOC132918932 gene encoding uncharacterized protein LOC132918932 — protein: MVRVDIHSQTKDTIFKVYNYFKKLSKDQTNPEVAKYFSLPQSVTAEACGVSLSTVKRITSEGNKSIANAEPEAGPSNPSFISPRKQYKRVKYATDIDDFDADIVRRTIHEFYDNLEYPTSTKLLSKYQEKTDYKGSKTSMWRILKSLHFKYKKCNDGRKFLMERNDIVAMRVKFLRTMCNLRQNNDTRPVVYLDETWVNQNHTRGYIWQNEKNSEGLKVPTGKGSRLIICHAGSSSFGLNVDYHAQMNSTIFKKWFVKMLNHLEEPSIIVMDNASYHSTLTVNYPKSNAKKSDIQQWLSDKNIDFSPLETVSELRERVKAATPKEKEYELDGIALQMGHLVVRLPPYHCQYNPIELIWAQIKNKVAELNTTFKIADVEKLVDEVIDSVTVEDWKRCVKHCEELQESDFIKEGLRDDILEPIIITINPDETSDSEDDDEDF